In a genomic window of Leishmania donovani BPK282A1 complete genome, chromosome 32:
- a CDS encoding glucosamine-6-phosphate isomerase, putative, giving the protein MRIVISETADKVADYTSNYVIKSINDFKPTADRPFVLGLPTGETPMRTYQKLIVAYREGRVSFKNVITFNMDEYVGLPADHPESYHYFMKHNFFDYVDIPEQNRHILNGNAPDLIEECRQYEEKIRAVGGIHLFLAGIGTDGHLAFNEPGSSLYSRTRVKSLNAETMESNARFFGNDVSRVPTMALTVGLRTIMEAKVVLMIATGASKALAVARCVEGGITHMCTATMLQMHPAAVLCLDEDATLELKVRTTRYFKLLLNTEKALEERQSNMNRTYSKL; this is encoded by the coding sequence ATGCGGATCGTGATCTCCGAGACGGCCGACAAGGTGGCGGACTACACGTCTAATTACGTGATCAAGTCCATCAACGATTTCAAGCCGACGGCAGACCGGCCGTTTGTGCTTGGGCTTCCGACGGGCGAAACGCCGATGCGCACGTACCAGAAACTGATCGTTGCGTACCGCGAGGGCCGCGTTTCGTTCAAGAACGTGATCACGTTCAACATGGATGAGTACGTGGGGCTGCCAGCGGATCACCCGGAGAGCTACCACTACTTCATGAAGCACAACTTCTTTGATTACGTAGACATCCCCGAGCAGAACCGGCACATCCTGAACGGGAACGCGCCGGATCTGATCGAGGAGTGCCGCCAGTACGAGGAGAAGATCCGGGCTGTTGGCGGCATCCACCTGTTCCTCGCCGGGATCGGGACGGACGGACACCTTGCGTTCAACGAGCCTGGGAGCAGCCTCTACAGCCGCACGCGCGTCAAGAGCCTGAATGCGGAGACGATGGAGAGCAACGCGCGGTTCTTTGGCAACGACGTCTCGCGCGTGCCGACGATGGCGCTAACGGTTGGGCTGCGCACGATCATGGAGGCCAAGGTTGTGCTGATGATTGCCACTGGTGCCAGCAAGGCTCTCGCGGTTGCGCGGTGCGTGGAGGGCGGGATCACACACATGTGCACTGCAACGATGCTACAGATGCACCCCGCCGCGGTGCTGTGCCTTGACGAGGACGCGACCCTGGAGCTGAAGGTGCGGACGACGCGCTACTTCAAGTTGCTGCTGAACACGGAGAaagcgctggaggagcgccaGAGCAACATGAATCGTACCTATTCGAAGCTGTAG
- a CDS encoding chaperonin alpha subunit, putative — MQPKQKAALGINGTRTSGIAVRRENVTAALAVANVVKSSLGPIGLDKMLVDDVGDVLVTNDGATILKSLDVEHPAARLLVDLAQLQDKEIGDGTTSVVILAAELLKRAQELVSQGIHATSIIAGYKLAMREALRYLNDNLSCAVDSLGKDVLLNVARTSMSSKILNNDADLFAKIVVDAIMSVKTVNDFGDVIYPRKAVSILLQHGRSLHESRLVQGFAMNLSRAAQGMPTSVKDAKIALVDFDLRAVKMKLGINITITDPSKAEAIRQRELDITKERIQKMIAAGANVIMTTWGIEDSMMKYMVDNNVLGVRRVKKDDIRRIARTTGAQVVHTMSDLEGEEVFDPKWLGRSEKVYEERIGDDDCIVIAGTSNAVCATIVCRGANYFMLEEMERALNDALWAVARTCDASCVVAGGGSVETAVSVYLDNFARTLSSREQLAVAEYAEALLVIPKVLALNAALDATDLVAKLRVEHTQAQSSGQQTEARFTGLDLHNGTLRNNIKAGVLEPKPSKIKSLQFATEAAVTVLRIDDCVRLNPDEEDQQR; from the coding sequence ATGCAGCCGAAGCAGAAGGCAGCTCTTGGCATCAACGGCACCCgcaccagcggcatcgccgttCGCCGCGAGAACGTGACGGCCGCGTTGGCCGTGGCAAATGTCGTGAAGTCGTCGCTGGGCCCTATCGGTCTGGACAAGATGCTTGTGGACGACGTCGGTGATGTGCTGGTGACGAACGACGGTGCGACGATCCTGAAGAGTCTCGACGTGGAGCACCCAGCCGCGCGCCTACTGGTTGATCTGGCCCAGCTCCAGGACAAGGAGATTGGCGACGGAACCACCTCTGTCGTGATTCTtgctgcggagctgctgaagcgggCCCAGGAACTCGTGTCGCAGGGCATCCACGCGACAAGCATCATTGCCGGCTACAAGCTTGCCATGCGCGAGGCACTGCGCTACCTAAACGACAATctcagctgcgccgtggaCAGTCTTGGCAAGGATGTGCTGCTGAACGTCGCGCGCACCTCCATGTCGAGCAAGATTCTGAACAACGACGCGGATCTGTTTGCGAAGATCGTGGTTGATGCTATCATGTCTGTCAAGACGGTGAACGACTTCGGTGATGTCATCTACCCTCGTAAGGCGGTGTCGattctgctgcagcacggcaggAGCCTGCACGAGTCACGGCTGGTGCAGGGCTTTGCGATGAACCTCTCTCGCGCCGCACAGGGCATGCCGACCTCGGTGAAGGATGCTAAGATTGCTCTCGTCGACTTCGACCTGCGGGCTGTCAAGATGAAGCTCGGCATCAACATCACCATCACGGACCCCTCCAAGGCAGAGGCGATCCGCCAGCGTGAGCTCGACATCACGAAGGAGCGCATTCAGAAGATGATCGCGGCCGGCGCCAACGTCATTATGACGACGTGGGGCATCGAGGATAGCATGATGAAGTACATGGTGGACAACAACGTGCTTGGCGTGCGCCGTGTCAAGAAGGATGACatccgccgcatcgccaGGACTACCGGCGCGCAGGTGGTGCACACCATGTCCGACctcgagggcgaggaggtcTTCGACCCCAAGTGGCTCGGTCGGTCGGAGAAGGTGTACGAGGAGCGCATTGGCGACGATGACTGCATCGTTATTGCTGGCACCTCGAACGCCGTGTGTGCCACCAtcgtctgccgcggcgcgaACTACTTCATGCTAGAGGAGATGGAGCGCGCGCTGAACGACGCACTGTGGGCtgtggcgcgcacgtgtgaCGCCAGCTGCGTCGttgctggcggcggctccgtggagacggcggtgtcggtgtACCTGGACAACTTTGCCCGCACACTGAGCTCAcgcgagcagctggcggTGGCCGAGTACGCCGAGGCACTGCTCGTCATACCgaaggtgctggcgctgaATGCTGCCCTCGATGCCACGGACCTCGTCGCGAAGCTTCGTGTcgagcacacgcaggcacagagCAGCGGCCAGCAGACGGAGGCGCGCTTTACCGGACTGGATCTGCACAACGGCACGCTACGCAACAACATCAAGGCGGGTGTGCTGGAGCCAAAGCCTAGCAAGATCAAGTCCCTGCAGTtcgcgacggaggcggctgTGACGGTGCTGCGTATCGACGACTGCGTTCGCCTCAACCCTGATGAGGAGGACCAGCAGCGCTGA